The genomic interval GGGCCGTGGAGCGGGGGCAGGCCGCCGCGCCCGAGCTCGACTTCGCCGACGTCGTCGGGCAGGCCCAGGCGCGCCGCGCCGCCGAGGTCGCCGCCGCCGGCGGCCATCACCTGCTCCTGACCGGACCGCCCGGGGCCGGCAAGACCATGATCGCGGCCCGGATCCCCACGATCCTGCCGGACCTCAGCGACGCGGATGCGCTCGCCGTGAGCGCCATCCACTCGGTCGCCGGGCGCTTCGACGCCCGGGACGGCCTCGTGCGCAGGCCCCCGTTCGAGAGCCCCCACCACACGGCGACCCCCGCCGCCGTCGTGGGCGGCGGCGCCGGCTTCGCCCTGCCCGGAGCGATCTCGCGCGCCCACGCCGGGGTGCTGTTCCTCGACGAGGCCCCCGAGTTCCCCTCGCGTGTGCTCGAGGCGCTGCGCGAGCCCCTCGAGTCCGGGGACGTGACGCTGCATCGGGCCCGGGGCGTGACCCGCTACCCGGCCCGCTTCCAGCTCGTGCTGGCCGCCAACCCCTGTCCATGCGGCCGCGCGTGGGGTCGCGGGGAGGACTGCAGCTGCACCCCGCTCGCACGGCGTCGCTATCTGACCCGGCTCTCGGGCCCCGTGCTCGACCGGATCGACATGCGGATCGGGGTGGGCCCCGTCGACGTGCGGCGCGAGGCCGCGGCCCAGACGCCGGAGGCCAGCGCCGCGATCGCCCGACGTGTCGCCCGGGCACGGGACCGCCAGGCCGCACGGTTCGCCCACGAGCCGTGGTCGCTCAACGCCCAGATCCCCGGCCCGCGCCTGCGACGCGACCTCGCGCCCGC from Brachybacterium huguangmaarense carries:
- a CDS encoding YifB family Mg chelatase-like AAA ATPase, producing the protein MSIGRTLAVALTGLEGTLVEVEAEVSAGLPSFALVGLPDSSTLQARERVRGAAGQIGSPLASRRITVNLVPAYLAKRGSGFDLAIAIAVLAAHEVVRAASVSRVVHLGELGLDGRLRPVPGILPSLLAARREGATTAVVPHANAAEAALVEGLDIVTAEDLAEVVRRHGGRASLKVAAPSPLAPPRAVERGQAAAPELDFADVVGQAQARRAAEVAAAGGHHLLLTGPPGAGKTMIAARIPTILPDLSDADALAVSAIHSVAGRFDARDGLVRRPPFESPHHTATPAAVVGGGAGFALPGAISRAHAGVLFLDEAPEFPSRVLEALREPLESGDVTLHRARGVTRYPARFQLVLAANPCPCGRAWGRGEDCSCTPLARRRYLTRLSGPVLDRIDMRIGVGPVDVRREAAAQTPEASAAIARRVARARDRQAARFAHEPWSLNAQIPGPRLRRDLAPARGEQRLLDRAVETGRLTLRGHDRVLRVAWTLADLEGCERPGAEHIGHALALRGGEAR